The Helicobacter sp. 11S03491-1 sequence GTAATCAATATGTTTAAAAGTTTCATAAAGTGGGCGAGATGTTTTTCTCCAACCTAATCCATCGGTTATCCAAATAAATTTAAATTGATGGCTTAAGATGTCATATAAATTGCGGTATTCTCCTGCAGTTGATTTTAGTTTTGACCCACTGCCATTGTAAAAATTAACTTCAAAAATAATCAACTCTTTATCAGTCTTGAGAACATAATCATAGCGTCTTGAACTCTTATCAACAGGCACAACAATATCAAATTTATCTTTGATTTTTTGTGCATTTGCTTCTTTGAGATACTCATAGCCTTTTTTGCGGCAAATATCTTTAATAAAAACTTCTGCAATATTTTCCATTGAATGCCCACTCCGATTTTTCCTGCCATTGCTGTCCAATCCGACTTCAATGCCAATGCTATAATCAACCAAAGACTTGATCTTGCCTTCACAAATCAAATCTTTAAGACCTGATTCTTCCATAAAATGTAAGTATTTTTTCATATCATTTTTGTTTGGTTGTTTGATGGAAAAATCATATTCTTCATACTTTAATAATTTGTTTTTGTGATCAATTAGAATATCAAATTTACTATCGCGATTAGCTAGAAGCGCAGG is a genomic window containing:
- a CDS encoding type II restriction endonuclease, yielding MKYLEFYDQTFGAKTEDEVFNYLIQNLKPSDISWSYFVNWEKVHRNVREFEICLNILNYLIGKKNFDEEFVRLIQEEPKIIKILPALLANRDSKFDILIDHKNKLLKYEEYDFSIKQPNKNDMKKYLHFMEESGLKDLICEGKIKSLVDYSIGIEVGLDSNGRKNRSGHSMENIAEVFIKDICRKKGYEYLKEANAQKIKDKFDIVVPVDKSSRRYDYVLKTDKELIIFEVNFYNGSGSKLKSTAGEYRNLYDILSHQFKFIWITDGLGWRKTSRPLYETFKHIDYVISLAMLEAGILEVII